The stretch of DNA CTCCCCGCCGTCCCGGACCCCCACTACCTGATGCGCCGGGGTGTCATCTTCGGCCACCGCGACTATCGCCCGGTCGCCGACGCGATGCGCGAGGGCGAGGAGTTCGCGGCGCTGTCGGGGTTCATGCCGACGGGCGACCCCCACATCGGCCACAAGATGGTGTTCGACGAGATCATCTGGCACCAGCAGCAGGGCGGCGACGCCTACGGCCTCATCGCCGATATGGAGGCCCACGCCGCCCGCGGGCTGTCCTGGGAAGAGATCGACGAGCACGCCCGCAGTTACGTCCTCTCGCTGCTGGCGCTGGGGTTCGACCCCGAGGAGGGGGAACTGTACCGCCAGTCCGACAACCGCGAGTTACAGGACCTCGCGTTCGAACTCGGCACCGAGGCCAACTACTCCGAACTGCAGGCAATCTACGACTTCGGCGGCGAGACCAACGTCTCGTACATGCAGTCGGTCGTCACCCAGATGGCCGACATCCTCTACCCGCAACTGGACGAACCGAAGCCGACGGTCATCCCCGTCGGCCCCGACCAGGACCCGCACATGCGGCTGGCGCGGGACCTCGCCGCGCGGATGCGCTACTTCGGCGTGACGGAGGCATATTCAAGCTACGAGGTAACTGACAATATGCGGAGGTGTCTTGCTTGGTTTTACGATGAAATCGAGAGGGCATTTGAGCAGGGCCTTGGGATAGAAAGATATGGCTCAAAAGCAAACTGCAATAATGCTCAGGCTGCGGTTATATTCGAAGGAATAGAAGAGCCTCTACTCAAATCAGATGTAAAAGCACAGAACGTTGAGTCAATTGATGTTGAACAGCTTGCGGACTTGGACAATTATAATCACACTCAAAACGAGTGGAAATCTGTAATAAAATCACTATTACCGTTCAAAAACAGCCCACCCGAAATCCTATCCAAAAATTTATTTAATGCTCTAATTCGGAGATTCCAATCTGCTGGACGCGAGCCGCTGCGGCCCCGCGTGCGCTTCCTCGACCGCAACGCCACCGAGGAGGCCTTCGACGCACTCGTCGAGGCCGTCGACGGCGA from Haloarcula litorea encodes:
- a CDS encoding tryptophan--tRNA ligase, which codes for MSDRDATPENASPDEDRRQSGRAWRGSDDTPGSPLPIRTDGGGTDAEGADEVALDPWGSATVDDYRKLFEQFGIEEFDDVLPAVPDPHYLMRRGVIFGHRDYRPVADAMREGEEFAALSGFMPTGDPHIGHKMVFDEIIWHQQQGGDAYGLIADMEAHAARGLSWEEIDEHARSYVLSLLALGFDPEEGELYRQSDNRELQDLAFELGTEANYSELQAIYDFGGETNVSYMQSVVTQMADILYPQLDEPKPTVIPVGPDQDPHMRLARDLAARMRYFGVTEAYSSYEVTDNMRRCLAWFYDEIERAFEQGLGIERYGSKANCNNAQAAVIFEGIEEPLLKSDVKAQNVESIDVEQLADLDNYNHTQNEWKSVIKSLLPFKNSPPEILSKNLFNALIRRFQSAGREPLRPRVRFLDRNATEEAFDALVEAVDGEKRVYDEHVDAFDLDRAAAEELSREVELDHGGHGFVPPSSIYHRFMTGLTGGKMSSSVPASHISLLDDPEDGYDKVKAATTGGRETAEKQRELGGEADECPVYELYAYLLAGEDDDFAEEVYEECVGGERLCGGCKEQAAELMAEFLEDHQEKREEWADRLDELDIDFDTDRKRA